The Humulus lupulus chromosome 4, drHumLupu1.1, whole genome shotgun sequence genome has a window encoding:
- the LOC133833045 gene encoding uncharacterized protein LOC133833045 produces the protein MRKKQLPHTCSRRGYARTMDDMSRESSKPVTRVQAFLKTHTKKNGEPVNAQAAEVIEKLQVLANEKPDSCTTQNTVQDALTIIFGPDKNGRSLANGRGVTNTKLAILRARDDHISQLESSQCEMKNKMSEMMNLINTIAKSVNIQGFTQPSEAESHMPSPMSVNNLKFTPENNACNLLDWNGSGEIVAEGRWSSSDPLCEVHHLRLGPNAMRVWVDVAKKPTAYLWRPTSHMSTIEEAVGCTVAWPSNKVTMRYLWCTTNE, from the exons atgaggaagaaacAACTCCCACATACATGCAGCAggagaggatatgctcgaacaatggatgacatg AGTAGGGAAAGCTCAAAACCTGTAACAAGAGTTCAAGCTTTCTTAAAGACACACacaaagaagaatggtgaacctgtgaATGCACAAGCTGCTGAAGTTATT GAGAAGCTACAAGTTCTTGCAAATGAAAAACCAGATTCATGCACAACACAGAATACTGTACAAGATGCTCTCACTATCATATTTGGTCCTGACAAGAATGGTAGATCATTAGCTAATGGGAGGGGAGTAACTAATACAAAGTTAGCTATTCTAAGAGCAAGAGATGACCATATTTCACAATTGGAATCAAGTCAATGTGAGATGAAGAATAAAATGTCTGAGATGATGAATCTTATTAATACTATTGCAAAAAGTGTAAACATTCAg GGGTTTACTCAACCAAGTGAAGCGGAGTCACACATGCCTTCTCCTATG AGTGTTAATAATCTGAAGTTCACTCCTGAAAACAATGCTTGCAATTTACTTGATTGGAATGGAAGTGGAGAAATTGTTGCAGAAGGTCGATGGTCTTCTAGTGATCCTTTATGTGAGGTGCATCATCTTCGTCTTGGGCCTAATGCAATGAGAGTTTGGGTTGATGTTGCTAAGAAACCTACTGCATATTTATGGAGACCAACATCACATATGAGTACAATTGAAGAAGCGGTTGGTTGCACTGTTGCTTGGCCTTCTAATAAAGTTACAATgag ATATCTTTG GTGCACAACTAATGAATGA
- the LOC133833046 gene encoding uncharacterized protein At3g49055-like — MKSKHCIWVEDRQVKEANFSSFFEQRQLKRCLGDKSLGHNWKKLENEVEIFRERIEDMEMKREQSNEILSKCLDSLSSTNVSLERIIKNVAVEKTDDDDDGKFIKGIEKSDSMRLELELTEELLVVTRLASEAEEKVNEYKELRKNEKRELENSVVSLTEENRDTNSLLRAALLEKEAVEKRLKVNSEQKRVALLQIAERGLQRVGFGFMMGSGNTEQSLESFSGTKSDSSECEEEVVSLASTVERIMKNLQLEITKLRRSLEESRSDTERLQSLTEKQAQIIEENKLYIKELEERERIVFKNECNVYN, encoded by the exons atgaaGAGCAAGCACTGTATTTGGGTTGAAGATCGACAAGTAAAAGAGgccaatttttcttctttttttgagcAAAGACAACTCAAAAGATGCTTGGGAGACAAATCATTAGGGCACAATTGGAAAAAACTTGAAAATGAAGTTGAAATTTTCAGGGAGAGAATTGAAGACATGGAAATGAAGAGAGAGCAAAGCAATGAGATTTTGTCTAAATGCTTGGACTCTCTTTCATCAACAAATGTGAGCTTGGAAAGGATCATAAAAAATGTGGCTGTAGAAAAaactgatgatgatgatgatggcaaGTTCATTAAAGGCATAGAAAAGAGTGATTCAATGCGTTTGGAATTGGAATTGACTGAAGAGCTATTGGTAGTTACAAGACTTGCTTCTGAGGCTGAAGAGAAGGTGAATGAGTACAAAGAATTGAGGAAGAATGAGAAGAGGGAGTTGGAGAATAGTGTGGTGAGTTTGACAGAGGAGAATAGAGATACCAACAGTTTGCTGAGAGCAGCCTTGTTGGAGAAGGAAGCTGTGGAGAAGAGGTTGAAGGTGAATAGCGAGCAGAAGAGAGTTGCCCTTTTGCAGATTGCGGAGCGAGGTTTGCAGAGAGTTGGTTTTGGGTTTATGATGGGAAGTGGGAACACTGAGCAATCACTAGAGAGTTTTTCAGGAACCAAGTCAGATAGCAGTGAGTGTGAAGAGGAGGTAGTAAGCCTG GCATCAACTGTGGAGAGGATAATGAAGAATTTACAGCTTGAGATAACTAAGTTGAGGCGATCTTTGGAAGAATCCAG GTCAGACACCGAGCGATTGCAGAGTCTTACAGAGAAACAAGCTCAAATTATTGAAGAAAACAAGTTATACATCAAGGAGttagaggaaagagagagaattgtttttaaaaatgagTGTAATGTATACAATTAG